One stretch of Bosea vaviloviae DNA includes these proteins:
- a CDS encoding protein-S-isoprenylcysteine O-methyltransferase: MTLTIAKAIYVLLAVGWYVIRIPHERRSRRTPISRSARGMREIVLLTISFTGLGLLPFIYVATGFPRFANYQFQPLLAWIGAVVAIASLVLFHLTHRALGRNWSVSLDLRESHRLVTEGVYRYVRHPMYSAFWLWAVAQALLLPNLIAGLSGLVGFGILYSFRVAQEERLMLDAFGAEYADYMARTGRVVPRIS, encoded by the coding sequence ATGACCCTGACCATCGCGAAGGCGATCTACGTCCTGCTTGCCGTCGGCTGGTATGTCATCCGGATTCCGCATGAGCGGCGCTCGCGGCGCACGCCGATCTCCCGCAGCGCCCGTGGAATGCGGGAGATCGTGTTGCTGACGATCTCGTTCACCGGGCTCGGGCTCCTGCCCTTCATCTATGTCGCAACCGGGTTTCCGCGCTTTGCGAATTATCAGTTCCAGCCGCTGCTGGCCTGGATCGGCGCCGTCGTCGCGATAGCATCCCTAGTCCTGTTCCATCTCACGCATCGCGCGCTCGGCCGCAACTGGTCGGTGTCGCTGGATCTGCGCGAGAGCCATCGCCTCGTCACCGAAGGCGTCTACCGCTATGTCCGGCATCCCATGTATTCGGCCTTCTGGCTCTGGGCGGTCGCGCAGGCCTTGCTGCTGCCGAACCTTATCGCCGGCCTGTCGGGCCTGGTCGGTTTCGGCATTCTGTATTCCTTTCGCGTTGCACAAGAGGAACGCTTGATGCTCGACGCCTTCGGAGCGGAATATGCTGACTACATGGCGCGCACGGGCCGCGTCGTGCCGAGAATCAGCTAG
- a CDS encoding ABC transporter: MKKLLVLTVSVALMGVGGCASLGKGKGKAPPPSAAPIVTKG, from the coding sequence ATGAAAAAGCTTCTGGTGTTGACCGTGTCTGTTGCGCTGATGGGCGTCGGAGGATGTGCATCGCTTGGCAAGGGCAAAGGCAAAGCCCCGCCGCCATCTGCTGCACCGATTGTGACGAAGGGCTAG
- a CDS encoding IS5 family transposase — protein MRGREDRSDSLFSYIRLEERVPADHPLRAIRALADEVLAGLNGRFETLYSQMGRPSIPPEMLLRATLLQAFFSVRSERMLMEQIDYNLLFRWFVGLEMDAAVWHPTVFTHNRDRLLEADVAHTFLSGLLALRQVKQLLSSDHFSVDGTLIDAWASMKSFRRKDGSDEPPGPGRNGERNFRKEKRSNVTHASTTDPDARLYRKSDGHESRLCFIGHALMENRHGLVVDATLTHATGTAEREATLAMLDRRESRHRITLGADKAYDVEAFVGDLRARQVTPHIAINGAVSKTGKVRKTAIDGRITRHPGYAISQRCRKRIEEVFGWIKTQAGLAKVKVRSRTKAEAVFTFAVAAYNLVRIPKLLAQATA, from the coding sequence ATGCGGGGACGTGAGGATCGGTCGGATAGCCTGTTCAGCTACATCCGGCTGGAAGAGCGGGTTCCTGCGGATCATCCGCTGCGAGCGATCCGGGCTTTGGCGGACGAGGTTCTGGCGGGTCTGAACGGTCGCTTCGAGACGCTGTATTCGCAGATGGGTCGGCCCTCGATCCCACCGGAGATGCTGCTGCGCGCGACGCTGCTGCAGGCGTTCTTCTCGGTTCGCTCCGAGCGGATGCTGATGGAGCAGATCGACTACAATCTGCTGTTCCGGTGGTTCGTCGGGCTTGAGATGGATGCCGCGGTCTGGCACCCGACGGTGTTCACGCACAACCGCGACCGGCTTCTGGAAGCGGATGTGGCCCACACCTTCCTGTCGGGGCTGCTGGCTTTGCGCCAGGTGAAGCAGCTCCTGTCGAGCGACCACTTCTCCGTCGATGGCACGCTGATCGATGCCTGGGCCTCGATGAAGAGCTTCCGGCGCAAGGACGGCTCGGACGAGCCGCCTGGGCCTGGCCGCAACGGCGAGCGCAACTTCCGCAAGGAAAAGCGCTCGAATGTAACCCATGCCTCGACCACCGATCCCGATGCCCGGCTCTATCGCAAGAGCGACGGGCACGAGAGCCGGCTGTGCTTCATAGGCCATGCGCTGATGGAGAACCGCCATGGCCTCGTGGTGGACGCGACGCTGACCCACGCCACCGGCACGGCCGAGCGCGAGGCAACGCTTGCGATGCTCGACCGGCGCGAAAGCCGGCATCGGATCACGTTGGGAGCCGACAAGGCCTACGATGTCGAGGCCTTCGTGGGCGACCTGCGGGCGCGCCAGGTGACGCCGCACATCGCCATCAACGGCGCGGTGTCCAAGACCGGCAAGGTGCGCAAGACCGCCATCGACGGCCGCATCACCCGCCATCCCGGCTACGCGATCAGCCAGCGTTGCCGCAAGCGCATCGAGGAGGTCTTCGGCTGGATCAAGACCCAGGCCGGGCTGGCCAAGGTCAAGGTCCGGTCCCGGACCAAGGCCGAGGCGGTCTTCACCTTCGCAGTTGCCGCCTACAACCTCGTCCGCATCCCCAAGCTTCTAGCCCAGGCGACCGCATGA
- a CDS encoding L,D-transpeptidase, giving the protein MLRTSLVLLALAVAMPAKAREVVAYKGEAAAGAIVIKTKERRLYWVRGDGTAIRYQVAVGKASKQWLGEVLVEGKHVEPAWSPPDEIKRDNPKLPDVIPGGSPRNPMGARALTLSGGGQYAIHGTNRPESIGTFASYGCFRMFNDDIVDLFERVSVGTPVLVLR; this is encoded by the coding sequence ATGTTGCGGACAAGTCTCGTATTGCTTGCGTTGGCGGTTGCCATGCCGGCCAAAGCCCGCGAAGTCGTTGCCTATAAGGGTGAGGCGGCGGCGGGCGCGATCGTCATCAAGACCAAGGAGCGGCGTCTGTACTGGGTGCGGGGCGATGGCACCGCCATCCGGTACCAGGTCGCCGTCGGAAAGGCCTCCAAGCAATGGCTTGGCGAGGTGCTGGTCGAGGGCAAGCATGTCGAACCTGCCTGGTCGCCGCCCGACGAGATCAAGCGCGACAACCCGAAACTGCCGGACGTCATTCCAGGCGGCTCGCCACGCAACCCGATGGGCGCGCGGGCGCTGACGCTGTCCGGCGGCGGCCAATATGCGATCCATGGCACCAATCGGCCTGAATCCATCGGCACCTTCGCATCCTATGGCTGCTTTCGGATGTTCAACGACGATATCGTCGATCTGTTCGAACGCGTCTCGGTCGGAACCCCGGTCCTGGTCCTGCGCTGA